In a genomic window of Pelecanus crispus isolate bPelCri1 chromosome 1, bPelCri1.pri, whole genome shotgun sequence:
- the IFNAR2 gene encoding interferon alpha/beta receptor 2, giving the protein MDELMHFYQLVYISILSTACCSLPERCLGGPPCNLRMESRNFQHILSWEANTDPTVPTYYRVLYTDRRNWKTAKQCSDIIQLSCNLTDDFEDSFTQYSALVQSFIGTKVFNSSVLNFMPYTDTSLGPPEVNISSCLNCINVTIKLPTSYFRKNEKLMSLIDIYQELDYDITLKTLDGEHKRPPEKTTEETFNTVIEELYPSRNYCVSVMVTASLNKHSIPSAWKCVTANSIAQEDYRTVAIAGAVCFSLVLAGALKCVYAGGYVLVKKPLPRTLVFIRTLAYSPCTFESEKIAFVEIIYKELKKKANESSGGVSDEDDSDDSDNDAISNHDYTRRDMISRVPHSSETPDVFVQYATNNACNNSSSQASENPDTDPEDFEEHEVDVEEDKDASHELLNPFSEADCNYSSRQRSSACFTINLKTVLLGASEENVDSSAALLSSQDDAVDWQCTRALESELLDDTLSVQKPHCRNGSREWQNSSRSSDESDSSDSDMDQKTEYIRR; this is encoded by the exons ATGGATGAACTAATGCATTTTTATCAACTTG tgtACATCAGCATTCTGTCTACAGCTTGTTGCAGCTTGCCTG aAAGATGTCTGGGAGGGCCGCCTTGCAACCTACGAATGGAATCTCGCAATTTTCAGCACATTTTGTCCTGGGAGGCAAACACTGATCCAACTGTGCCAACGTACTATCGTGTACTGTACACTGACCGCAG GAACTGGAAGACTGCTAAACAATGTTCAGATATTATACAACTCTCCTGTAATCTGACAGATGATTTTGAAGATTCTTTCACTCAGTATTCTGCATTGGTTCAGAGCTTCATAGGAACGAAAGTATTCAATTCTTCTGTACTTAATTTTATGCCATATACTGACA caTCCCTGGGACCACCAGAAGTTAATATCAGTTCCTGTCTAAACTGCATAAATGTCACCATAAAGCTGCCAACctcttatttcagaaaaaatgaaaagctaatgTCTTTAATTGATATATATCAAGAACTTGATTATGATATAACACTGAAAACACTTGATGGAGAGCATAAG AGGCCACCTGAGAAAACCACTGAAGAAACTTTTAATACTGTCATTGAAGAATTGTATCCAAGTAGAAATTACTGTGTGTCTGTTATGGTCACTGCATCTCTAAACAAACATTCCATCCCATCAGCCTGGAAATGTGTAACTGCAAACTCTATAGCTCAAGAAG ATTATCGTACAGTTGCAATCGCAGGTGCTGTGTGTTTCTCACTGGTGTTAGCTGGTGCCCTGAAGTGTGTGTATGCAGGGGGTTATGTTCTTGTAAAAAAACCACTTCCACGTACCTTG GTATTCATCAGAACGTTAGCCTATTCACCTTGCACATTTGAATCTGAAAAAATAGCCTTTGTAGAGATCATCTacaaagagcttaaaaaaaaggcaaatgaatcCAGTGGTGGTGTCAGTGATGAAGATGACAGCGATGACAGTGACAACGATGCCATAAGTAATCATGACTATACAAGACGTGATATGATAAGTAGAGTACCTCATTCCTCTGAGACGCCAGATGTATTTGTGCAGTATGCTACAAATAATGCatgcaacaacagcagcagccaggcaagTGAAAATCCAGACACTGACCCAGAAGATTTTGAAGAGCATGAGGTGGACGTTGAAGAAGACAAAGACGCAAGTCATGAGTTACTTAATCCTTTCTCTGAGGCAGACTGTAACTATTCTTCTAGGCAAAGGAGCAGTGCTTGCTTTACCATTAACTTAAAAACTGTGCTGTTGGGAGCCTCTGAAGAGAACGTGGATAGTTCTGCGGCTCTGCTTTCCTCTCAGGATGATGCAGTTGACTGGCAATGTACTCGTGCTTTGGAATCAGAACTCCTGGATGACACACTAAGTGTGCAGAAACCGCACTGTCGTAACGGCTCTCGTGAATGGCAAAATTCCTCTCGTTCATCTGATGAAAGTGACTCATCAGATTCAGATATGGACCAAAAAACTGAATACATAAGAAGATGA
- the IL10RB gene encoding interleukin-10 receptor subunit beta isoform X2, which yields MAAALRCALGSCLLLCVSGIVPKPQNARITSVNLRSILQWDAPRFHKENISYTVQSKSINLPEDAYENVSTNLRLTECDVSSLSAYGDYILQVRAESENNHSDWVTVTFKPMDDTIIGPPDVKVKSESGSLHVDFIGPFAEHQQDKWSLKQYYGSWNYRILYWKKGSNTEVTHIDTKHNSEILSQLEPWTIYCIQVQAVIPEWNKTGELSRELCEQTTHNGVTPVWIIVTVLIGSMLAVVICVPVCFFSFLYLYRLTKHVFCPSYIFPQHLKEFFSPLPEEEHLFYDKLTVISEESKNQSDETGDEASKTTEHLQDSEHEHCDSGIVTASEKD from the exons ATGGCCGCCGCCCTCCGCTGCGCCCTCGGCAGCTGCCTCTTGCTCTGCG TATCTGGAATAGTGCCAAAACCCCAAAACGCAAGAATTACTTCTGTTAATCTTCGTAGCATTTTACAGTGGGATGCACCTAGATTTCACAAAGAGAATATAAGTTATACTGTGCAATCTAAGAG CATCAATTTACCTGAGGACGCATATGAAAATGTGAGCACAAACTTGAGACTCACAGAGTGCGATGTCTCTTCTCTGTCTGCCTATGGAGACTACATTTTACAGGTCAGAGCAGAATCAGAAAATAACCATTCAGACTGGGTGACCGTCACATTTAAGCCAATGGATGACA CAATCATTGGGCCACCTGATGTAAAAGTGAAGTCTGAGTCTGGGTCCCTGCATGTGGATTTCATAGGCCCTTTTGCTGAACACCAACAGGACAAGTGGTCTTTAAAGCAATATTACGGCTCGTGGAATTACAGAATACTGTACTGGAAGAAAGGCAGCAATACAGAG GTAACTCACATAGATACTAAACATAACTCTGAAATATTATCTCAGCTGGAGCCATGGACGATATATTGTATTCAAGTGCAAGCAGTTATCCCTGAGTGGAACAAAACAGGGGAACTGAGCAGAGAGCTTTGTGAGCAGACAACCCACAATG GTGTCACTCCTGTGTGGATAATTGTGACCGTTCTTATAGGATCAATGTTGGCTGTTGTAATATGTgttcctgtttgtttcttttcctttttgtatctATATCGACTCACCAAACATGTTTTCTGCCCTTCATATATTTTCCCACAACACTTGAAAGAG TTTTTTTCTCCGCTCCCAGAAGAGGAACATCTTTTTTATGACAAGCTAACTGTCATTTCAGAAGAATCCAAAAATCAAAGCGATGAGACAGGGGATGAGGCCAGCAAGACCACAGAGCACCTTCAGGACTCTGAACATGAACATTGTGATTCAGGAATAGtaacagcttcagaaaaggaCTAA
- the IL10RB gene encoding interleukin-10 receptor subunit beta isoform X1 — MAAALRCALGSCLLLCVSGIVPKPQNARITSVNLRSILQWDAPRFHKENISYTVQSKSINLPEDAYENVSTNLRLTECDVSSLSAYGDYILQVRAESENNHSDWVTVTFKPMDDTIIGPPDVKVKSESGSLHVDFIGPFAEHQQDKWSLKQYYGSWNYRILYWKKGSNTEVTHIDTKHNSEILSQLEPWTIYCIQVQAVIPEWNKTGELSRELCEQTTHNGVTPVWIIVTVLIGSMLAVVICVPVCFFSFLYLYRLTKHVFCPSYIFPQHLKEFLSKPPSGSQFFSPLPEEEHLFYDKLTVISEESKNQSDETGDEASKTTEHLQDSEHEHCDSGIVTASEKD, encoded by the exons ATGGCCGCCGCCCTCCGCTGCGCCCTCGGCAGCTGCCTCTTGCTCTGCG TATCTGGAATAGTGCCAAAACCCCAAAACGCAAGAATTACTTCTGTTAATCTTCGTAGCATTTTACAGTGGGATGCACCTAGATTTCACAAAGAGAATATAAGTTATACTGTGCAATCTAAGAG CATCAATTTACCTGAGGACGCATATGAAAATGTGAGCACAAACTTGAGACTCACAGAGTGCGATGTCTCTTCTCTGTCTGCCTATGGAGACTACATTTTACAGGTCAGAGCAGAATCAGAAAATAACCATTCAGACTGGGTGACCGTCACATTTAAGCCAATGGATGACA CAATCATTGGGCCACCTGATGTAAAAGTGAAGTCTGAGTCTGGGTCCCTGCATGTGGATTTCATAGGCCCTTTTGCTGAACACCAACAGGACAAGTGGTCTTTAAAGCAATATTACGGCTCGTGGAATTACAGAATACTGTACTGGAAGAAAGGCAGCAATACAGAG GTAACTCACATAGATACTAAACATAACTCTGAAATATTATCTCAGCTGGAGCCATGGACGATATATTGTATTCAAGTGCAAGCAGTTATCCCTGAGTGGAACAAAACAGGGGAACTGAGCAGAGAGCTTTGTGAGCAGACAACCCACAATG GTGTCACTCCTGTGTGGATAATTGTGACCGTTCTTATAGGATCAATGTTGGCTGTTGTAATATGTgttcctgtttgtttcttttcctttttgtatctATATCGACTCACCAAACATGTTTTCTGCCCTTCATATATTTTCCCACAACACTTGAAAGAG TTTTTGAGCAAGCCTCCCAGTGGTTCACAGTTTTTTTCTCCGCTCCCAGAAGAGGAACATCTTTTTTATGACAAGCTAACTGTCATTTCAGAAGAATCCAAAAATCAAAGCGATGAGACAGGGGATGAGGCCAGCAAGACCACAGAGCACCTTCAGGACTCTGAACATGAACATTGTGATTCAGGAATAGtaacagcttcagaaaaggaCTAA